The following proteins come from a genomic window of Streptomyces sp. GS7:
- a CDS encoding DUF6891 domain-containing protein: protein MLAITAKTESGPAVARPTADQLTALLRRIGAEDDHFVVVERLPDEDQVFVQTWREGDGPFAVEFRDGGPDRHFTAETADADEVIAVFLAWARGAETWRTALDWRPADLYSTPGLDPETREQAEEQALEDIRSGFWTFEDVVQGVCDAFDPEETPVTRDEARRIVAAVWERRLAEQAEWPEVTDADRVERAFTALDAQGLTARMHFTCCSNCALGEIGAERAEADRGFVFFHQQDTAAAAGGHGLSVRYGAYEDGGADRAEVGRTVADALTGVGLTVEWDGDPDTVVEITPLDWRRRLPAGN from the coding sequence ATGCTTGCGATCACCGCCAAGACCGAGAGCGGGCCGGCCGTCGCGCGGCCGACCGCGGACCAACTGACCGCCCTGCTGCGGCGGATCGGCGCCGAGGACGACCACTTCGTCGTCGTCGAGCGGCTGCCCGACGAGGACCAGGTGTTCGTGCAGACCTGGCGGGAGGGCGACGGGCCGTTCGCCGTGGAGTTCCGCGACGGCGGCCCGGACCGGCACTTCACGGCCGAGACCGCCGACGCCGACGAGGTGATAGCGGTCTTCCTGGCGTGGGCGCGCGGCGCCGAGACCTGGCGCACGGCGCTCGACTGGCGCCCGGCGGACCTGTATTCCACGCCCGGTCTGGACCCGGAGACCCGCGAGCAGGCCGAGGAGCAGGCCCTTGAGGACATCCGGTCCGGCTTCTGGACGTTCGAGGACGTCGTGCAGGGCGTGTGCGACGCCTTCGATCCCGAGGAGACGCCGGTCACCCGGGACGAGGCGCGGCGGATCGTCGCGGCCGTGTGGGAGCGGCGGCTGGCCGAGCAGGCGGAGTGGCCCGAGGTGACCGACGCCGACCGGGTCGAGCGGGCGTTCACCGCGCTGGACGCGCAGGGGCTCACCGCCCGGATGCACTTCACCTGCTGCAGCAACTGCGCGCTCGGCGAGATCGGCGCCGAGCGCGCCGAGGCCGACCGCGGCTTCGTCTTCTTCCACCAGCAGGACACCGCCGCCGCGGCCGGGGGACACGGTCTTTCGGTGCGGTACGGCGCGTACGAGGATGGCGGGGCGGACCGCGCCGAGGTCGGGCGGACGGTGGCGGACGCGCTGACCGGCGTCGGTCTGACGGTGGAGTGGGACGGCGATCCGGACACGGTCGTCGAGATCACCCCGCTGGACTGGCGCAGGCGACTGCCGGCGGGGAACTGA
- the glnII gene encoding glutamine synthetase, which translates to MTIKAEYIWIDGTQPTAKLRSKTKILADGSTLPRWGFDGSSTNQAEGHSSDLVLEPVFSCPDPIRGGDHLLVLCEVLNTDLTPHSSNTRALLRPVAERFAAQEPIFGIEQEYTFLKGERPLGFPEGGFPAPQGGYYCGVGAGEIFGREIVEKHLDLCLAAGLGLSGINAEVMPGQWEFQVGALPPLEVADHMWVARWLLHRTAEEFGVSASLDAKPARGDWNGAGAHTNFSTRAMREGYDAIITACEALGADGKPLEHVREYGTGIEERLTGAHETAPWDQYSYGPSDRGASVRIPWQVEVEKKGYIEDRRPNANVDPYVVTRLIVDTCCTELERREQV; encoded by the coding sequence GTGACCATCAAGGCCGAGTACATCTGGATCGACGGCACCCAGCCGACCGCCAAGCTCCGTTCCAAGACCAAGATCCTGGCGGACGGTTCCACGCTCCCGCGGTGGGGGTTCGACGGGTCCAGCACCAATCAGGCCGAAGGCCACTCTTCGGACCTCGTGCTGGAGCCGGTGTTCAGCTGCCCGGACCCGATCCGCGGCGGTGACCACCTGCTGGTGCTGTGCGAGGTGCTGAACACCGACCTCACGCCGCACTCCTCCAACACCCGGGCCCTGCTGCGCCCGGTGGCGGAGCGGTTCGCCGCGCAGGAGCCGATCTTCGGCATCGAGCAGGAGTACACCTTCCTCAAGGGCGAGCGCCCGCTGGGCTTCCCCGAGGGCGGCTTCCCGGCCCCGCAGGGCGGCTACTACTGCGGTGTCGGCGCCGGCGAGATCTTCGGCCGGGAGATCGTCGAGAAGCACCTCGACCTGTGCCTGGCGGCCGGCCTCGGCCTGTCCGGCATCAACGCCGAGGTCATGCCCGGCCAGTGGGAGTTCCAGGTGGGCGCGCTGCCGCCGCTGGAGGTCGCGGACCACATGTGGGTGGCGCGCTGGCTGCTGCACCGTACGGCCGAGGAGTTCGGCGTCTCCGCGTCGCTGGACGCCAAGCCGGCCCGGGGCGACTGGAACGGCGCGGGCGCGCACACCAACTTCTCCACCCGCGCGATGCGCGAGGGCTACGACGCGATCATCACCGCCTGCGAGGCGCTGGGCGCGGACGGCAAGCCGCTGGAGCACGTCCGCGAGTACGGCACCGGTATCGAGGAGCGGCTGACCGGCGCCCACGAGACCGCCCCCTGGGACCAGTACTCCTACGGCCCCTCCGACCGCGGCGCCTCGGTGCGCATCCCGTGGCAGGTCGAGGTCGAGAAGAAGGGCTACATCGAGGACCGGCGGCCGAACGCGAACGTGGACCCCTACGTGGTGACGCGGCTGATCGTGGACACCTGCTGCACGGAGCTGGAGCGCCGCGAGCAGGTGTGA
- a CDS encoding AMP-binding protein: MAAGPAPAPAFTSYVDIVLGSLARDPARAVLTPADGRPDVTAGALHATVHRMAAVLAGHGIGRGDTVSLLSGNLPEVLAARYAANLIGARVVFLYDGMAAETLARIAESVETALLVVDPALCDTARALLGHLTGPRPRAMTLGPLPGPSGEQAPGSAPDTPGDRAPLGPDLLAACAALPATPTVAAAARPEDDWCIRHTGGTTGIPKGVRMAHAPFAGMLGGLRLEGAGDPPRLLACTSLAHLAGIMADITLAAGGSVVLHRRFDPTAVLAAIARERITHLWLLPPLLYRLLDDPTLPTTDLASLTRITYGGCVASPSRMRRAAEVFGPVLYGWYGQSEAMSITEAGPADHTALAADGPMTVGRPLPGVTLAIRDADGRDLPPGEPGEVHVRSTGAMSGYWKQPELTAQVLRDGWVRTGDVGHLDAEGRLYLVDRLKDVIIVVGGHVHPAEIEDLLHAHPAVAHSAVYGVRTPDDAEEVHAAIVPAPGHSADEVSLSALRAYVTAHKGALYAPAAVHVLDAIPLTPVGKPDRKRLRATAATAP, translated from the coding sequence ATGGCAGCCGGCCCGGCCCCCGCCCCCGCCTTCACCAGCTACGTCGACATCGTCCTGGGGTCCCTCGCCCGCGACCCGGCCCGCGCCGTCCTCACCCCCGCCGACGGTCGCCCCGACGTCACCGCCGGCGCCTTACACGCCACCGTGCACCGCATGGCCGCCGTCCTCGCCGGCCACGGCATCGGCCGCGGCGACACCGTCTCCCTCCTCAGCGGCAACCTCCCGGAGGTGCTCGCCGCCCGGTACGCCGCCAACCTCATCGGCGCACGGGTGGTGTTCCTCTACGACGGCATGGCCGCGGAGACCCTGGCCCGTATCGCCGAGAGCGTGGAGACCGCGCTGCTGGTGGTCGACCCGGCGCTGTGCGACACCGCCCGCGCCCTGCTCGGCCATCTCACCGGCCCCCGCCCCCGGGCCATGACCCTCGGCCCGCTGCCCGGCCCCTCAGGGGAGCAGGCCCCGGGCTCCGCTCCCGATACGCCCGGCGACCGGGCGCCCCTCGGCCCCGACCTCCTCGCCGCCTGTGCCGCGCTCCCCGCCACCCCCACCGTGGCCGCCGCCGCCCGCCCCGAGGACGACTGGTGCATCCGCCACACCGGCGGAACGACCGGTATCCCCAAGGGAGTCCGGATGGCCCACGCGCCGTTCGCCGGGATGCTCGGCGGCCTCCGCCTGGAAGGCGCCGGCGACCCGCCCCGCCTCCTGGCCTGCACCTCGCTCGCCCACCTGGCGGGCATCATGGCCGACATCACCCTCGCGGCAGGCGGCAGCGTCGTCCTCCACCGCCGCTTCGACCCCACCGCCGTCCTGGCCGCCATCGCCCGCGAGCGCATCACCCACCTCTGGCTGCTGCCCCCGCTCCTCTACCGCCTCCTCGACGACCCCACCCTCCCCACCACGGACCTCGCTTCCCTCACCCGCATCACCTACGGGGGCTGCGTCGCCTCCCCGTCCCGGATGCGTCGCGCGGCGGAGGTCTTCGGGCCGGTCCTCTACGGGTGGTACGGCCAGTCCGAGGCGATGTCGATCACCGAGGCGGGCCCCGCGGACCACACCGCCCTCGCCGCCGACGGCCCGATGACCGTCGGCCGCCCGCTGCCCGGCGTCACCCTCGCCATCCGCGACGCGGACGGCCGGGACCTGCCGCCGGGAGAGCCCGGCGAGGTCCACGTGCGCTCCACCGGGGCGATGTCCGGCTACTGGAAGCAGCCCGAACTCACCGCGCAGGTCCTGCGCGACGGCTGGGTGCGCACCGGCGACGTCGGCCACCTGGACGCCGAGGGCCGCCTCTACCTCGTCGACCGCCTCAAGGACGTCATCATCGTCGTGGGCGGCCACGTCCATCCCGCGGAGATCGAGGACCTCCTCCACGCCCACCCCGCCGTCGCCCACTCCGCCGTCTACGGAGTCCGCACCCCCGACGACGCCGAGGAGGTGCACGCCGCGATCGTCCCCGCCCCCGGCCACTCCGCCGACGAGGTCTCGCTGTCCGCCCTCCGCGCCTACGTCACCGCGCACAAGGGCGCCCTGTACGCCCCCGCCGCGGTCCACGTCCTGGACGCCATCCCGCTGACCCCGGTGGGCAAGCCCGACAGGAAGCGCCTGCGCGCGACGGCCGCGACGGCCCCCTGA